Proteins co-encoded in one Sphingopyxis sp. BE259 genomic window:
- a CDS encoding SDR family oxidoreductase → MYLERLRVDGRTAFVTGGARGIGLAAAEALAEAGARVTIADRDAAALDRAIAGLAAKGYAVFAAQLDVTDSAAVDAAAAAMLARDGHIDILINNAGIARSETAAEDVADNHWLNVLDVNLNGSFWCARAFGRHMLAAGRGSIVNVGSMSGIIVNRPQPQSYYNASKAAVHQLTKSLAAEWAGRGVRVNAVAPTYIATPLNAFADKEGEMYRRWIDGTPMARLGEPEEVAAVILFLASDMASLMTGSVVLADGGYSCW, encoded by the coding sequence ATGTATCTGGAGAGACTGCGCGTCGATGGGCGCACCGCCTTTGTCACGGGCGGCGCACGGGGGATCGGGCTTGCCGCGGCCGAGGCGCTCGCCGAAGCGGGCGCCCGGGTCACGATTGCCGACCGCGATGCTGCCGCGCTCGATCGCGCGATCGCCGGGCTGGCGGCCAAGGGCTATGCCGTGTTTGCCGCGCAACTCGACGTCACCGACAGCGCAGCGGTCGACGCCGCCGCCGCCGCGATGCTGGCCCGCGACGGCCACATTGACATCCTGATCAACAATGCCGGGATCGCGCGCAGCGAGACGGCGGCGGAGGACGTCGCCGACAATCATTGGCTGAACGTGCTCGATGTGAACTTGAACGGCAGCTTCTGGTGCGCGCGCGCCTTTGGACGGCATATGCTGGCGGCGGGGCGGGGGAGCATCGTCAATGTCGGGTCGATGTCGGGCATCATCGTCAACCGGCCGCAGCCGCAAAGCTATTATAACGCGTCAAAGGCCGCGGTGCATCAGCTGACCAAAAGCCTTGCCGCCGAATGGGCGGGGCGCGGCGTGCGGGTGAATGCGGTGGCGCCGACCTATATCGCGACGCCGCTCAACGCTTTTGCCGACAAGGAAGGCGAGATGTATCGCCGCTGGATCGACGGCACGCCGATGGCGCGGCTGGGCGAGCCCGAGGAGGTCGCGGCGGTGATCCTGTTCCTGGCGTCGGATATGGCGAGTTTGATGACCGGGAGCGTTGTGCTGGCTGACGGTGGCTATAGTTGCTGGTGA
- a CDS encoding carboxylesterase family protein — translation MTDDPDSRLATIESGTIRGRIDGSVVRFLGIPYAAPPRRFELPQPPADWDGVRDMDEPGPAAPHRIRPFPAIDPSPLIGHGSDGTDGDYLRLNIWAPQDSKAAPVMVFIHGGGFVGGCKDAVVHDGTAFAASGVVCVAINYRMGIDGFLPVPGVPTNLGLRDMLFALAWVQRNIAAFGGDPANVTVFGESAGAMAIADLVTSPLATGLFHRAIIQSGHGAMVREIGVAQRLVRKLAKILRVTPDADGFRGLSHAAAMDAIDKVAKPWAIDLRDGHGRDPVYGISRFIPVYGDDILPEKPVDALRKGAGRDVDIVIGSNAEEMNLYFVPTGVRRKIGGLLARWLLGRSHPQAKAVLTAYGYKQQGVRPGDAMTRAMDDLVFRWPARQYAAAHQGRTWMYEFDWRSPACDGDLGACHGIELPFVFKTLPSVTGPRGLAGMDPPQALAEHVHHLWAGFARGGAMPWPEFGPDRMVYQMTRGEAVHEPAMPAAAFVPE, via the coding sequence ATGACCGACGATCCAGACAGCAGATTAGCCACCATCGAAAGCGGGACGATCCGCGGCCGCATCGACGGCTCGGTCGTGCGCTTTCTTGGTATTCCATATGCCGCCCCCCCACGGCGGTTCGAATTGCCGCAGCCGCCTGCCGACTGGGACGGCGTGCGCGACATGGATGAGCCGGGTCCGGCGGCACCGCACCGGATCAGGCCTTTTCCTGCGATCGACCCTTCGCCGCTCATCGGTCATGGCAGCGACGGCACCGACGGTGACTATCTCCGCCTCAACATCTGGGCGCCGCAAGATTCCAAGGCGGCGCCGGTCATGGTGTTTATCCACGGCGGCGGTTTTGTCGGCGGTTGCAAGGACGCGGTGGTTCATGACGGCACAGCCTTCGCTGCGTCGGGCGTCGTGTGCGTCGCCATCAACTATCGCATGGGCATCGATGGCTTCCTGCCGGTGCCGGGCGTGCCGACCAACCTCGGACTGCGCGACATGCTTTTCGCGCTGGCGTGGGTGCAGCGCAATATCGCGGCCTTCGGCGGCGATCCCGCAAATGTGACCGTGTTCGGCGAGAGCGCAGGGGCGATGGCGATAGCCGATCTGGTGACCTCGCCGCTGGCGACAGGCCTGTTCCACCGCGCGATCATCCAGAGCGGGCATGGTGCGATGGTGCGCGAGATCGGCGTTGCACAGCGGCTCGTCAGGAAACTCGCCAAAATCCTGCGCGTTACGCCTGACGCTGATGGCTTCCGCGGCCTGTCGCACGCCGCCGCGATGGACGCGATCGACAAGGTTGCGAAGCCTTGGGCCATAGACCTGCGCGATGGTCATGGGCGCGACCCGGTCTATGGGATCAGCCGCTTCATTCCGGTTTATGGCGACGACATATTGCCCGAAAAGCCTGTCGATGCGCTGCGCAAAGGTGCGGGCCGCGATGTGGACATTGTGATCGGTTCCAACGCCGAGGAGATGAACCTCTATTTCGTGCCGACGGGTGTGCGCCGCAAGATCGGGGGATTGCTGGCGCGCTGGCTGCTCGGGCGATCGCACCCGCAAGCAAAGGCGGTGCTGACGGCTTATGGTTACAAACAGCAGGGTGTGCGGCCGGGCGATGCGATGACGCGCGCGATGGACGATTTGGTGTTCCGCTGGCCCGCACGCCAATATGCCGCGGCGCATCAGGGCAGGACATGGATGTACGAGTTCGACTGGCGTTCGCCCGCCTGCGACGGCGACCTGGGGGCGTGCCACGGGATCGAGCTACCCTTCGTGTTCAAGACCTTGCCGAGCGTCACCGGGCCGCGGGGGCTGGCGGGGATGGACCCGCCGCAGGCGCTGGCTGAACATGTCCACCATCTGTGGGCGGGATTTGCGCGCGGCGGAGCGATGCCCTGGCCCGAGTTCGGCCCCGACCGGATGGTGTATCAGATGACGCGCGGCGAAGCCGTTCACGAACCGGCGATGCCCGCTGCCGCCTTCGTCCCCGAGTAA
- a CDS encoding DMT family transporter, whose product MTSVAAPSAAAPQNYLGGIALRLLAMASLSLMFVVVKYVDRSGIHIVESLFWRQALVLPFLLLWVMATGGFASLKTNRIGAHTRRMLMGLTGMACNFGGMILLPMAEATTISLSVPIFAVIFAALLLGEATGWQRWSAVVIGFVGVLVVLDPFTSFAGGFGGAHGLGTLVALAGAIMTALITIAVRDLGRTENAATIVFWFSLLSMIPLGIALPFVFTPHSGSEWLLLLALGFLGAVVQMSLTGALRLAPVAVVIPMDYSSLLWAIAAGWWFFGTLPADTTWVGAPLIIASGLFIAWREHRRHIARPKEVAA is encoded by the coding sequence ATGACATCTGTCGCCGCCCCCTCGGCCGCCGCGCCGCAAAACTATCTGGGCGGCATCGCGCTGCGGCTGCTGGCGATGGCCAGCCTGTCGCTGATGTTCGTGGTCGTCAAATATGTCGATCGGTCGGGCATCCACATCGTCGAAAGCCTGTTCTGGCGCCAGGCGCTGGTCCTGCCCTTCCTGCTCCTGTGGGTGATGGCGACCGGCGGCTTCGCCTCCCTGAAAACCAACCGCATAGGCGCCCACACCCGGCGGATGCTGATGGGGTTGACCGGCATGGCGTGCAATTTCGGCGGCATGATCCTGCTACCAATGGCCGAGGCGACGACGATCAGCCTGTCGGTGCCGATCTTTGCGGTGATCTTTGCCGCGCTGCTGCTCGGCGAGGCGACCGGATGGCAAAGGTGGAGCGCGGTGGTCATCGGCTTTGTCGGCGTGCTGGTCGTGCTCGATCCCTTCACGAGCTTTGCGGGCGGGTTCGGCGGCGCGCACGGCCTTGGCACGCTAGTCGCGCTGGCGGGGGCGATCATGACCGCGCTGATCACCATTGCCGTGCGCGACCTCGGCCGCACCGAAAACGCCGCGACGATTGTGTTCTGGTTCAGCCTGCTGTCGATGATCCCCCTCGGCATCGCCCTGCCCTTTGTTTTCACCCCGCACAGCGGCAGCGAATGGCTGCTGCTGCTCGCGCTCGGATTTCTCGGCGCGGTCGTCCAGATGTCGCTGACCGGCGCGCTGCGCCTCGCCCCGGTCGCGGTCGTGATCCCGATGGATTATTCCAGCCTGCTGTGGGCGATCGCTGCTGGCTGGTGGTTTTTCGGCACCCTGCCCGCCGATACGACCTGGGTCGGCGCGCCACTGATCATCGCGTCGGGCCTGTTCATCGCCTGGCGCGAGCATCGCCGCCATATCGCCCGCCCCAAGGAGGTTGCCGCATGA
- a CDS encoding glutathione S-transferase — translation MTLPILYHCPDARSLRCLWAVEEAGIDVDLRVLKFPPRAFEPDYRAVNPLMTIPGWVEDGRLMTESAAICERIAEGTPLEVRRDEGDYWDYRNWLHRSDATLTFPLAIMIRYTRVEPEERRLAQAVEDYKAFFGGRAKSIETTLSDGREWLVAGRFTIADIAIGYAAFLATTLGADDVLGEATKAWLARCVAREGFVRARERQRG, via the coding sequence ATGACGTTACCGATCCTCTACCACTGCCCCGACGCCCGCTCGCTGCGCTGTCTGTGGGCGGTCGAGGAGGCCGGGATCGATGTCGACCTGCGCGTCCTGAAATTCCCGCCGCGCGCGTTCGAGCCCGATTATCGCGCCGTGAACCCGCTGATGACGATCCCCGGCTGGGTCGAGGATGGGCGGCTGATGACCGAATCGGCCGCGATCTGCGAACGCATTGCCGAAGGAACGCCGCTGGAGGTGCGCCGCGACGAGGGCGATTATTGGGATTATCGAAACTGGCTGCACCGCAGTGACGCGACGCTGACATTTCCGCTGGCGATCATGATCCGTTACACGCGGGTAGAGCCTGAGGAGCGGCGGCTGGCGCAGGCGGTCGAGGACTACAAAGCCTTCTTTGGCGGTCGCGCCAAGAGCATTGAGACGACGCTAAGCGACGGGCGCGAATGGCTGGTCGCGGGGCGGTTCACGATTGCCGATATCGCGATCGGCTATGCAGCGTTTCTGGCAACGACGCTGGGGGCGGACGATGTGCTGGGCGAAGCCACCAAGGCGTGGCTGGCGCGGTGCGTGGCGCGCGAGGGGTTTGTGCGGGCGCGAGAGAGACAGAGGGGTTAG
- a CDS encoding fatty acid--CoA ligase, whose translation MPRDVSDLFTFDEFLTHWASERADRVALREEDRVYTYAELDDATAKVASALFAAGLQKGDRIAWIGKNSDLYFILFYGAARAGIVMAPIGWRLSPTEWAFIVNDTQAKMVFAGPGFENLAEQLAGKLDHAPTIVGAAEARVMIDGAARTAFAPSGTDDAVLQLYTSGTTGNPKGAVLSNRNLFALRKHSNDLDLPYTKWDDDEAVLVAMPCAHIGGTGLGIMALAAGLPGIILAEFNPDGVFDAVEQHGVTRFFMVPAALQFLLMHPRCATVDYSRLKYILYGAAPIPLELLRQCIQMFGAQFIQAYGMTETTGTISMLPPEDHDPAGNARMRSAGKPLPGVEIKILGPDGGAVPVGEVGEVVTRSSNNMLGYWNLPDATAKTVSADGWIRTGDAGYLDEDGYLFIHDRMKDMIISGGENIYPAEVESAIFGHPAVQEVAVFGIPDDKWGESVKAVCVAKPGMTVDEADIIAWARERIAPFKCPRSVDVIDALPRNASGKILRKDLRAPYWAGYARMVN comes from the coding sequence ATGCCGCGCGACGTTTCGGATCTTTTCACATTCGACGAATTCCTGACCCATTGGGCCAGCGAGCGCGCCGACCGCGTCGCGCTGCGTGAGGAAGACCGTGTTTACACCTATGCCGAACTCGACGATGCGACCGCGAAAGTCGCCTCGGCGCTATTTGCCGCAGGGCTGCAAAAGGGCGATCGGATCGCGTGGATCGGCAAGAACAGCGATCTCTATTTCATCCTCTTCTACGGCGCCGCACGCGCCGGGATCGTCATGGCGCCGATCGGCTGGCGGCTGTCGCCGACCGAGTGGGCGTTCATCGTCAACGACACGCAGGCGAAGATGGTGTTCGCGGGGCCGGGATTCGAAAATCTGGCCGAGCAGCTGGCGGGCAAACTCGACCATGCCCCCACCATTGTCGGAGCGGCTGAGGCGCGGGTGATGATCGACGGCGCCGCGCGGACCGCCTTCGCCCCGTCGGGCACCGATGATGCGGTGCTCCAGCTCTACACCTCGGGCACTACCGGCAATCCGAAGGGCGCGGTGCTGTCGAACCGCAACCTGTTCGCGCTCCGCAAACATTCGAACGACCTCGACCTGCCCTACACCAAATGGGACGATGACGAGGCGGTGCTGGTCGCGATGCCGTGCGCGCATATCGGCGGCACCGGCCTTGGCATCATGGCGCTCGCCGCCGGGCTGCCTGGCATCATCCTGGCCGAATTCAACCCCGATGGGGTGTTCGACGCGGTCGAGCAGCATGGCGTGACGCGCTTTTTCATGGTCCCCGCGGCGCTGCAATTCCTGCTGATGCACCCGCGCTGCGCCACGGTCGATTACAGCCGCCTCAAATATATCCTCTACGGCGCCGCGCCGATCCCGCTCGAATTGCTGCGCCAGTGCATCCAGATGTTCGGGGCGCAGTTCATTCAGGCCTATGGCATGACCGAAACCACCGGCACCATCTCGATGCTGCCGCCCGAGGATCATGACCCGGCGGGCAATGCGCGGATGCGCTCGGCGGGCAAGCCGTTGCCGGGGGTCGAGATCAAGATCCTTGGCCCCGATGGCGGAGCGGTGCCGGTGGGTGAAGTGGGCGAGGTCGTCACCCGGTCGTCGAACAATATGCTGGGGTATTGGAACCTGCCCGATGCGACCGCCAAGACGGTCAGCGCCGATGGCTGGATCCGCACCGGCGACGCGGGCTATCTCGACGAGGATGGCTATCTGTTCATCCACGACCGGATGAAGGACATGATCATTTCGGGCGGCGAGAACATCTACCCCGCCGAGGTCGAAAGCGCGATCTTTGGCCACCCCGCGGTGCAGGAGGTCGCGGTGTTTGGCATCCCCGACGACAAATGGGGCGAAAGCGTGAAGGCGGTATGCGTCGCCAAGCCCGGGATGACGGTCGACGAGGCCGACATCATCGCTTGGGCACGCGAACGCATCGCCCCGTTCAAATGCCCGCGCAGCGTCGATGTAATCGATGCATTGCCAAGAAATGCCAGCGGCAAGATTTTGCGCAAGGATCTGCGCGCGCCATATTGGGCAGGGTATGCGCGGATGGTGAATTGA
- a CDS encoding DUF938 domain-containing protein has translation MGSSPPWMPDDGGSDDRRHAPATLRNRDAIAAVLAEWLPATGTVLEVASGSGEHVVHFAATFPALQWQPSDPDPAGLVSIAAWCGEAGLPNIAPPLALDASADGWPIDHADAILCINMVHISPWAATLGLLAGAARLLPGGAPMILYGPYIEPDVPTADSNIAFDASLRARDPAWGLRNIDDVKVAAAAAGLIFAERRAMPANNLMLLFRRT, from the coding sequence ATGGGCTCCTCGCCGCCGTGGATGCCCGACGACGGCGGCAGCGACGACAGGCGTCACGCCCCAGCGACGCTGCGGAACCGTGATGCCATCGCGGCGGTACTCGCCGAATGGTTGCCTGCGACCGGGACGGTGCTGGAAGTCGCGAGCGGGTCGGGCGAGCATGTCGTCCATTTCGCCGCAACTTTCCCGGCGCTGCAATGGCAACCGAGCGATCCCGATCCGGCCGGGCTGGTCTCGATCGCCGCCTGGTGCGGTGAAGCGGGGCTGCCGAACATCGCGCCGCCGCTGGCGCTCGATGCGTCCGCTGACGGCTGGCCGATCGATCACGCCGACGCGATCCTGTGCATCAACATGGTGCATATCAGTCCGTGGGCGGCGACGCTGGGGTTGCTGGCGGGCGCGGCGCGGCTGCTACCGGGCGGGGCGCCGATGATCCTCTACGGCCCTTATATCGAGCCCGACGTGCCGACCGCGGACAGCAACATTGCTTTCGACGCCAGCCTTCGCGCACGCGATCCGGCGTGGGGGCTGCGTAACATCGATGACGTCAAGGTGGCAGCCGCTGCCGCGGGCCTGATCTTCGCCGAACGCCGCGCAATGCCTGCGAACAATCTTATGCTCCTCTTCCGCCGCACCTGA
- a CDS encoding ABA4-like family protein, giving the protein MTWDTIFLLANYWAFASWIALAFLPRGPKILAAILYAGVFLLCLAYTVMIVGFLSGGIDPGGPGGGDFTTLAGVMKLFDSPGGATLGWVHYLAFDLFTGLWIARDADQKGFSRVVQFPFLFLTLMVGPVGLLAWLIVRERRARAQAKG; this is encoded by the coding sequence ATGACCTGGGATACGATATTTCTGCTCGCCAATTATTGGGCGTTTGCCAGCTGGATCGCGCTCGCCTTCCTGCCGCGCGGTCCGAAAATTCTTGCCGCAATCCTCTATGCCGGGGTGTTCCTGCTCTGCCTCGCCTATACGGTGATGATCGTCGGCTTTCTCAGCGGCGGCATCGATCCGGGTGGTCCCGGCGGCGGTGACTTCACGACGCTGGCGGGGGTGATGAAGCTGTTCGACAGCCCGGGCGGCGCGACCTTGGGGTGGGTCCATTATCTGGCGTTCGACCTGTTCACCGGCCTGTGGATCGCGCGTGACGCCGATCAAAAGGGCTTCAGCCGCGTCGTGCAATTCCCCTTCCTGTTCCTGACCCTGATGGTCGGCCCGGTGGGGCTGCTCGCGTGGCTGATCGTGCGGGAGCGCCGCGCGCGGGCGCAGGCCAAGGGCTGA
- the gcvPB gene encoding aminomethyl-transferring glycine dehydrogenase subunit GcvPB, translated as MTAAGGADDRATFTGNRALMLEEALIFEIGSTATTGVDFDEAAPAADLSGLARTAPIGLPGLSEAETVRHYTRLSRQNYAIDLGLFPLGSCTMKHNPRLNEKVARMSGFADAHPLQPQETVQGAYAVIHELAEWLITLTGMHSVAMSPKAGAHGELCGILCIKAALEARGEDRRVILVPESAHGTNPATAAFAGFTVEDIPATEAGRVNLEALKARLGPDVAGVMITNPNTCGLFERDMKAISDAVHAAGGYVYCDGANFNAIVGRVRPGDLGVDAMHINLHKTFSTPHGGGGPGSGPVVLSEALAPFAPLPFVTPHEGGFRLIEEESAGEDHPQTFGRMTAFHGQMGMFTRALTYILSHGADGLKRVAEDAVLNANYVLRSLEGVLDAPFAASGPCMHEALFSDKGLAEGFSTLDIAKGLIDEGYHPMTVYFPLVVHGAMLVEPTETESKAALDQFIGALRSVAMRAKNGDPALKTAPHFAPRARLDETAAARKPILAWNEPAAAPGAPSLSEIGGS; from the coding sequence ATGACTGCTGCGGGCGGCGCCGACGACCGCGCCACCTTCACCGGCAACCGCGCGCTGATGCTGGAGGAAGCGCTGATCTTCGAAATCGGCTCGACCGCCACCACCGGCGTCGATTTCGACGAAGCCGCGCCCGCCGCCGATCTCAGCGGCCTCGCGCGCACCGCGCCGATCGGCCTGCCCGGGCTGAGCGAAGCCGAAACCGTGCGCCACTACACGCGCCTGTCGCGGCAGAATTACGCGATCGACCTCGGGCTGTTCCCGCTCGGCAGCTGCACGATGAAGCATAACCCGCGCCTCAATGAAAAGGTCGCGCGCATGTCCGGCTTCGCCGACGCGCACCCGCTGCAACCGCAGGAAACGGTGCAGGGCGCCTATGCGGTCATCCACGAACTCGCCGAATGGCTGATCACACTGACCGGCATGCACAGCGTCGCAATGTCGCCCAAGGCCGGCGCGCATGGCGAATTGTGCGGCATCCTCTGCATCAAGGCGGCGCTGGAAGCGCGCGGCGAAGATCGCCGTGTCATTCTGGTCCCCGAAAGCGCGCACGGCACCAACCCCGCGACCGCGGCCTTTGCGGGCTTTACCGTCGAGGATATTCCGGCAACCGAGGCGGGCCGCGTCAACCTCGAAGCGCTCAAGGCGCGCCTTGGCCCCGACGTCGCGGGGGTGATGATCACCAACCCCAACACCTGTGGGCTGTTCGAGCGCGACATGAAGGCGATTTCGGACGCGGTCCACGCCGCGGGCGGTTATGTCTATTGCGACGGCGCCAATTTCAACGCGATCGTCGGCCGGGTGCGCCCCGGCGACCTTGGCGTCGATGCGATGCATATCAACCTGCACAAAACCTTTTCGACCCCGCACGGCGGCGGCGGCCCCGGCTCGGGGCCGGTCGTTCTGTCCGAAGCCCTTGCGCCGTTCGCGCCGCTGCCCTTCGTCACTCCGCACGAGGGCGGCTTTCGGCTGATCGAAGAGGAAAGCGCAGGCGAGGATCATCCGCAGACCTTTGGCCGCATGACCGCCTTCCACGGCCAGATGGGCATGTTCACCCGCGCGCTGACCTATATCCTCAGCCACGGCGCCGACGGGCTGAAGCGGGTGGCCGAGGATGCGGTGCTCAACGCCAATTATGTTTTGCGCAGCCTGGAGGGCGTGCTCGACGCGCCGTTCGCCGCATCGGGGCCGTGCATGCACGAGGCGCTGTTCAGCGACAAAGGCCTCGCCGAGGGCTTCTCGACCCTCGACATCGCCAAGGGGCTGATCGATGAGGGTTATCATCCGATGACCGTCTATTTCCCGCTCGTCGTCCATGGCGCGATGCTCGTCGAGCCGACCGAGACCGAAAGCAAGGCGGCGCTCGACCAGTTCATCGGCGCACTGCGCAGCGTCGCGATGCGCGCCAAGAACGGTGACCCGGCACTGAAAACCGCCCCCCATTTCGCGCCGCGCGCCCGGCTGGACGAGACTGCGGCAGCACGCAAGCCGATCCTGGCGTGGAACGAACCCGCTGCGGCGCCCGGTGCGCCGTCGCTGAGCGAGATCGGCGGCAGTTGA
- the gcvPA gene encoding aminomethyl-transferring glycine dehydrogenase subunit GcvPA → MRYLPLTADDRSAMLATIGAATIDDLFADVPVNARLDGPIADLPLHASELSVERHMAALSRRNRAAGDGPFFLGAGAYRHHVPASVDHLIQRGEFLTAYTPYQPEIAQGTLQMLFEFQSQVARLLGTDVANASMYDGSTACWEAIVMARRITKRGKALLSTGLHPHYRSVARTMAKYTGDMLVDGDPSLAAGTDWAELADAIDKNTSCVVVQYPDILGRIDDMTMLATACQAAGALLIAVVTEPVALGLIKAPGEMGADIVVGEGQSLGVGLQFGGPYVGLFACKTKYVRQMPGRLCGETVDANGKRGFVLTLSTREQHIRREKATSNICTNSGLCALAFSIHMTLLGEAGLRQLAAINHGRAKAAAAELAKIPGVSVMNDGYFNEFTLLLPTEARPVVHQLAEKGVLGGVSLGRLYPDNAALGNGLVVAVTETVTEADISAFATALKEVLA, encoded by the coding sequence ATGCGTTACCTCCCCCTTACGGCCGACGACCGCAGCGCGATGCTGGCGACGATCGGTGCAGCGACGATCGACGATCTGTTTGCCGATGTCCCTGTCAACGCGCGGCTCGACGGCCCGATCGCCGACCTACCGCTGCACGCCAGCGAGCTGTCGGTCGAGCGCCATATGGCGGCGCTGTCGCGGCGCAATCGCGCGGCGGGCGACGGTCCCTTCTTCCTTGGTGCGGGCGCCTACCGCCACCACGTCCCCGCCAGCGTTGACCATCTGATCCAGCGCGGCGAGTTTTTGACCGCCTATACCCCGTATCAGCCCGAAATCGCGCAGGGCACGCTCCAGATGCTGTTCGAATTCCAGTCGCAGGTCGCGCGGTTGCTCGGCACCGACGTCGCCAATGCGTCGATGTACGATGGATCGACCGCGTGCTGGGAGGCGATCGTGATGGCGCGGCGGATCACCAAGCGCGGCAAGGCGCTGTTGTCGACCGGCCTTCACCCGCATTATCGCAGCGTGGCGCGGACGATGGCGAAATATACCGGCGATATGCTCGTTGATGGCGATCCGAGCCTTGCGGCGGGGACCGATTGGGCGGAACTGGCCGACGCAATCGACAAGAACACCAGCTGCGTCGTCGTCCAATATCCCGACATCCTCGGCCGCATCGACGACATGACCATGCTCGCAACGGCTTGTCAGGCGGCGGGCGCGCTGCTGATCGCGGTGGTCACCGAACCCGTCGCGCTTGGCCTGATCAAGGCGCCGGGCGAAATGGGCGCCGACATTGTGGTCGGTGAGGGTCAGTCGCTCGGTGTCGGATTGCAATTCGGCGGGCCGTATGTCGGCCTGTTCGCCTGCAAGACCAAATATGTCCGCCAGATGCCGGGGCGCCTGTGCGGCGAAACGGTAGATGCCAATGGCAAGCGTGGCTTCGTGCTGACCCTCTCGACCCGCGAGCAGCATATCCGCCGCGAAAAGGCGACGAGCAATATCTGTACAAATTCAGGGCTCTGTGCTTTGGCCTTCAGTATTCACATGACCTTGCTTGGAGAGGCGGGGCTGCGGCAATTGGCGGCAATCAATCACGGCCGCGCCAAAGCGGCCGCGGCCGAACTGGCAAAGATCCCCGGCGTGTCGGTGATGAACGACGGCTATTTCAACGAATTCACCCTGCTGCTGCCGACCGAGGCCCGCCCCGTCGTCCACCAGCTGGCCGAAAAGGGCGTCCTGGGCGGTGTATCGCTCGGCCGCCTCTATCCCGACAACGCAGCGCTAGGGAACGGCCTCGTCGTCGCCGTCACCGAAACCGTGACCGAGGCGGACATTTCCGCCTTTGCCACGGCGCTGAAGGAGGTTCTGGCATGA
- a CDS encoding glycosyltransferase: protein MVATPIYEGAQGTYVRAALALALRAQAAGVSVRFEFILYQPSITRARNMLAAMFLASECTHLLFIDADIDFSADDVFSLIEAMAAHPECGVLGGAYPRRMTNWANVARAVELGMAKHNPGDLARYAGDFALHFLHPDQNFRMTDLVELTRLGTAMMLIRREVLEGMAAAMPELVFRPDPAERQAHGVGEVVPAFFCPYIEPESQALLSDDYAFCRRVCDAGYRIWLAPWVRTTHAGPAIFSGTLADTVQLFSQNPASSAE from the coding sequence ATGGTGGCGACGCCCATCTACGAAGGCGCGCAGGGCACCTATGTCCGCGCGGCGCTGGCGCTGGCGCTGCGGGCGCAGGCGGCGGGCGTGTCGGTGCGCTTCGAATTCATCCTGTACCAGCCGTCGATCACTCGCGCCCGCAACATGCTGGCCGCGATGTTCCTGGCCAGCGAATGCACGCATCTGCTGTTCATCGATGCCGACATCGACTTTTCGGCCGATGATGTGTTTTCGTTGATCGAGGCGATGGCGGCGCACCCCGAATGCGGGGTGCTGGGCGGTGCTTATCCGCGGCGGATGACCAATTGGGCCAATGTCGCGCGCGCGGTCGAGTTAGGAATGGCGAAGCACAATCCCGGCGATCTCGCGCGCTATGCCGGCGATTTTGCGCTGCATTTCCTTCATCCCGACCAGAATTTCCGGATGACCGATCTGGTTGAGCTGACCCGGCTCGGCACCGCGATGATGTTGATCCGCCGCGAAGTGCTTGAAGGTATGGCGGCGGCGATGCCCGAGTTGGTGTTCCGCCCCGATCCAGCCGAGCGACAGGCGCATGGCGTTGGCGAGGTCGTTCCGGCCTTTTTCTGCCCCTATATCGAACCCGAAAGCCAGGCATTGCTGTCCGACGATTACGCCTTTTGCCGCCGCGTTTGCGATGCTGGTTACCGCATCTGGCTGGCGCCGTGGGTTCGCACCACCCACGCGGGACCAGCGATCTTTTCCGGCACCCTTGCCGACACCGTCCAGCTTTTTTCCCAAAATCCAGCTTCTTCTGCGGAGTAG
- the gcvH gene encoding glycine cleavage system protein GcvH, whose amino-acid sequence MPRYYTEEHEWIDVDGDVATVGITDFAQGQLGDIVFVEVPDTGAELSQGGDAAVVESVKAASDVYAPVDGTVTEGNSQLEEDPALVNSDPEGEGWFFRLALSDKSQLDGLMDAKAYKAFCDAL is encoded by the coding sequence ATGCCGCGTTATTACACCGAAGAGCATGAGTGGATCGATGTCGACGGCGACGTCGCGACGGTCGGCATCACCGATTTCGCGCAGGGCCAGCTGGGCGACATCGTGTTCGTCGAGGTTCCCGATACCGGCGCCGAGCTCAGCCAGGGCGGCGACGCCGCGGTGGTCGAATCGGTGAAGGCGGCGAGCGACGTCTATGCCCCCGTCGATGGTACCGTGACTGAAGGCAACAGCCAGCTGGAGGAAGACCCGGCGCTGGTCAATTCGGACCCCGAAGGCGAAGGCTGGTTCTTCCGCCTGGCGCTGAGCGACAAAAGTCAGCTCGACGGGTTGATGGACGCCAAGGCCTACAAAGCCTTCTGCGACGCGCTTTAG